The proteins below come from a single Oxyura jamaicensis isolate SHBP4307 breed ruddy duck chromosome 1, BPBGC_Ojam_1.0, whole genome shotgun sequence genomic window:
- the LOC118160287 gene encoding phospholipase A2-like produces MGSLLLLLLLQAVWKGAVGKSHSLHTRGIIELAGAITCGTGRSPLAYIGYGCYCGLGGQGWPKDKTDWCCHRHDCCYDKAEKEGCSPKVQSYQWECEEKAVQCDKVTDRCEKMVCQCDQEAAKCWGEAPYNPHFILWPNFLCGRTHPTCHFSYGGEK; encoded by the exons ATgggctcgctgctgctgctgctgctgctgcaggcag TTTGGAAAGGTGCTGTAGGAAAATCCCATTCGCTGCACACCCGAGGAATCATCGAACTGGCAGGAGCTATCACATGTGGCACGGGGCGGTCCCCCTTGGCATATATTGGCTATGGATGCTACTGCGGGCTGGGAGGACAAGGCTGGCCTAAAGATAAAACAGACTG GTGCTGCCACAGGCACGACTGCTGCTACGACAAGGCGGAGAAAGAGGGCTGCAGCCCCAAGGTGCAGAGCTACCAGTGGGAGTGCGAGGAGAAGGCCGTGCAGTGCG ATAAAGTGACAGACCGATGTGAGAAAATGGTGTGCCAGTGTGACCAGGAAGCAGCCAAGTGCTGGGGAGAGGCCCCTTACAACCCGCACTTCATCCTCTGGCCAAACTTTCTGTGTGGACGGACTCATCCCACCTGCCACTTCAGCTACGGGGGGGAGAAATAG